The Patescibacteria group bacterium genome window below encodes:
- the thyA gene encoding thymidylate synthase has protein sequence MTFYKPFAERSPDTQYRDRLRQILDTGVRVAETPQGIGAITCFGELPPMVFDLTNGAPLITERKIGFWRKPIAEIIAFVNGIRTLDGLVSYGCDFWEDYRGKGTRLGLEPDDLGPGSYGGAFHDFPTPDGGVFNQFEHVIEQIKNYPSIRTHLVSPWIPYYIGRGGHQKAVVSPCHGWLHFRVFGEKLSMRMDQRSADFPIGVPSNMIQYAALLLMVAKVTGLRPWKFIHTFADAHIYENQIPKVRELLERNPRRFPTLNLVSDNTNLFAFGSDDFLIEDYDPHPSMQIPYAP, from the coding sequence ATGACATTCTACAAACCCTTTGCAGAGCGGTCACCAGACACACAGTACCGAGACCGACTTCGTCAAATTCTAGACACCGGAGTGCGGGTTGCTGAAACACCACAAGGGATTGGAGCAATTACCTGCTTCGGCGAATTGCCTCCCATGGTATTTGACTTAACGAATGGGGCGCCACTAATCACTGAGCGAAAGATTGGTTTTTGGCGCAAGCCCATTGCTGAAATTATTGCGTTTGTAAACGGTATACGAACACTCGACGGACTTGTATCGTACGGATGTGATTTCTGGGAAGACTATCGAGGTAAAGGAACGAGATTAGGCCTAGAACCTGACGATCTTGGCCCAGGTTCATATGGTGGTGCGTTCCATGATTTTCCAACACCAGACGGTGGTGTATTCAATCAATTCGAGCATGTCATCGAACAAATCAAGAACTACCCATCAATTCGCACACATCTCGTGTCCCCATGGATACCATACTATATTGGCCGCGGCGGGCACCAGAAGGCAGTAGTTTCACCATGTCATGGATGGCTTCATTTCCGTGTTTTTGGTGAAAAACTTTCCATGCGGATGGACCAGCGTTCTGCTGATTTTCCAATCGGAGTTCCATCCAACATGATTCAATATGCAGCACTTCTTCTCATGGTTGCCAAAGTTACTGGACTCCGACCCTGGAAATTCATTCACACTTTCGCTGATGCCCATATATATGAGAATCAAATTCCAAAAGTACGAGAATTGTTGGAGCGTAACCCACGTCGATTTCCTACGCTAAATCTTGTTTCTGATAACACAAATTTATTTGCGTTTGGGAGTGATGATTTTTTAATCGAAGATTACGACCCGCACCCATCGATGCAGATTCCTTACGCACCGTAG
- a CDS encoding HIT domain-containing protein, with product MVKKTKKQRVDVKNSIGRTQYKKVLQKIDYDNVCPFCPKHFFKYHTQPIIHKGKYWFVTKNFEPYKGSKTHLLLVHKNHIEHISDLKKEAWYELLGHLTWVSKKFKLKGETLVMRYGDTRYNGASVNHLHAQIISGVAHTTKNTRLIKTVVGFGMQNKK from the coding sequence ATGGTTAAAAAAACTAAGAAACAGCGTGTTGATGTCAAAAATTCAATCGGGCGGACACAGTATAAAAAAGTGTTGCAGAAGATTGATTATGACAACGTGTGTCCTTTCTGTCCTAAACACTTTTTCAAATATCACACCCAACCGATTATTCATAAGGGTAAATACTGGTTTGTAACAAAAAATTTTGAACCGTACAAAGGATCTAAAACGCACCTGCTTTTAGTGCATAAAAATCACATTGAACATATTTCTGATTTAAAAAAAGAGGCTTGGTATGAACTATTAGGTCATCTCACATGGGTTAGTAAAAAATTTAAACTTAAGGGCGAAACATTGGTGATGCGTTACGGCGACACTCGTTATAATGGTGCGAGTGTCAATCATTTACACGCACAAATTATTTCAGGAGTTGCACATACAACAAAAAATACAAGGCTAATAAAAACCGTTGTTGGATTTGGAATGCAAAATAAAAAATAA
- a CDS encoding adenylyltransferase/cytidyltransferase family protein: MKKATKAVKNSTYKPTEPNLLMKRATRIITGSGDFEDRFVSDHKELKELLENFRHMGCAIAFTTGVWDLLHIGHAKYIERGHMEAKRICSDFERVVMVVGVDTDKLTSERKGPKRPIVPEDERYRVLAYLRAVDIVTPQYKANTLFKIVLPNVLIISTSTKDLPPDVEVLKKYCGDLVNLEPQAETSTSARIRRLSIDGATELGGKVQQTIEAYFEGGG, encoded by the coding sequence ATGAAAAAAGCTACAAAGGCGGTTAAAAACAGCACGTATAAACCCACCGAACCTAATCTGTTGATGAAGCGTGCAACACGAATCATCACAGGTTCAGGTGATTTTGAAGATCGTTTTGTTTCTGATCATAAGGAGCTTAAGGAATTACTTGAGAATTTTCGACACATGGGATGTGCGATTGCATTTACTACAGGTGTCTGGGACCTCCTCCATATTGGTCATGCGAAATACATAGAACGTGGTCACATGGAAGCAAAACGGATTTGTTCTGATTTCGAGCGTGTAGTCATGGTAGTTGGTGTAGATACAGATAAATTAACAAGTGAGCGCAAAGGTCCGAAACGTCCTATTGTGCCTGAGGATGAACGTTACCGCGTGCTCGCATATTTACGTGCGGTAGATATTGTTACACCGCAATATAAAGCTAACACGCTGTTTAAGATTGTACTGCCTAATGTACTAATTATTTCCACGTCGACGAAGGATCTACCTCCTGACGTTGAGGTATTAAAGAAATACTGTGGTGATCTTGTGAATCTTGAACCACAGGCAGAAACGTCAACTTCTGCACGTATACGTCGTCTATCAATCGATGGTGCCACAGAACTTGGCGGAAAAGTACAACAGACAATCGAAGCTTATTTTGAAGGAGGTGGCTAA